GGCCCTGGCCGGTGTCGTCGCCGCCGTGGTGGCACTCGGTGTCGCCGAGCCGGTGGCCGTCCTGACCGGTCCCCGGTCCGCCCCGCTGATCGCCGTCGGCGGTCTCGTGGTCGACCTGGTGCCCGAGCCGCTCAAGCAGTTCGCCATCGACCTCTTCGGCACGTACGACAAGATCGCGCTGCTGGTCGGGACCGCGCTGCTGCTCGCCGGCTTCGCGGCGCTGCTCGGCCTGGCGGCGGCCCGGCGGCTGGCGGTCGGCCTGGCCGGCATCGGCGCGTTCGCCGTGCTCGGGGTGGCCGCCGCGCTGACCCGGGCCGGCGCGAACGCGTTCGACGCGCTGCCCTCGCTCGTCGGCGCCGCCCTCGGCGGGCTCACGCTCTGGGCGTTCGTGGCCGGCCCGCTGCGGCCGGACCGCGACCCGGCCGCCCCGGCGACGTTCTCCGGCAGCGCCACCGGACCCGCGTCGGCGTCCCGGCCCGGCCCCACGTCGCTTCCGGCGGTCCCGGAACGGACGTCGTCGCCCGGACCCACGCCGCCTCCGGCGGTCCCCGGACCCGCGTCGCGGCACCGGCCGCCGCCGCCTCCGGCGGTGGCCGCGCTCGCACGCGAGGAGGAGACGCCGGGTGGCTGGGAGCCGCTGGAGGGTCGGGCCGCGGAGTCGAGGCGCCGGTTCCTGCGCGGCGCCGGCCTGGTCAGCGGCGCGGCCGTGGTGGCCGGGCTCGGCGGTCACTGGCTGGCCGGCCGGCGGGGGGTCTCGGCGGCGCGGGAGGCGGTGACGCTCCCCGCCCCGGCGACACCGGCCCCACCGGTGCCGGTCGGCGCGGACCTGTCCCTGCCCCGGCTCGCCCCCTACGTCACGCCCAACCGGGAGTTCTACCGGATCGACACCGCGCTCGTGGTGCCGCAGGTGGACCCGGTCACCTGGCGGCTGCGCATCCACGGCCGGGTCCGCAACCCGATCGAGCTGAGCTTCGACGACCTGCTCGCCCGGCCGATGGTCGAGCGCTACGTGACGCTTGCCTGCGTCTCCAACGAGGTGGGTGGCGACCTCATCGGCAACGCCCGCTGGCTCGGCGTACCGCTCAAGGAGCTGCTGGACGAGGCCGGCCCGGAGGACGGCGCGGACCAGGTGGTCGGGCGCGCGGTCGACGGCTGGACCTGCGGCACCCCCACGTCGGTGCTGCGCGACGGGCGGGACGCGCTGCTCGCGGTGGGGATGAACGGCGAGCCGCTGCCGATCGAACACGGCTTCCCGGTGCGGATGGTGGTGCCCGGCCTCTACGGGTACGTCTCCGCGTGCAAGTGGGTGACGGAACTGGAGCTGACCAGCTTCGCCGACTTCGACGCGTACTGGGTGCCGCGTGGCTGGTCCGCGCAGGGCCCGGTGAA
The genomic region above belongs to Micromonospora sp. WMMD1128 and contains:
- a CDS encoding sulfite oxidase, producing MSTISRRSAALAGVVAAVVALGVAEPVAVLTGPRSAPLIAVGGLVVDLVPEPLKQFAIDLFGTYDKIALLVGTALLLAGFAALLGLAAARRLAVGLAGIGAFAVLGVAAALTRAGANAFDALPSLVGAALGGLTLWAFVAGPLRPDRDPAAPATFSGSATGPASASRPGPTSLPAVPERTSSPGPTPPPAVPGPASRHRPPPPPAVAALAREEETPGGWEPLEGRAAESRRRFLRGAGLVSGAAVVAGLGGHWLAGRRGVSAAREAVTLPAPATPAPPVPVGADLSLPRLAPYVTPNREFYRIDTALVVPQVDPVTWRLRIHGRVRNPIELSFDDLLARPMVERYVTLACVSNEVGGDLIGNARWLGVPLKELLDEAGPEDGADQVVGRAVDGWTCGTPTSVLRDGRDALLAVGMNGEPLPIEHGFPVRMVVPGLYGYVSACKWVTELELTSFADFDAYWVPRGWSAQGPVKTQSRIDTPRARSRPAAGPVTVAGVAWAQHRGIRRVEVRVDDGPWREATLAPAVSSDTWVQWSWRWDATPGEHTLAVRATDAAGETQPERRSPVAPDGATGWHTVKVTVP